Part of the Caulobacter sp. SL161 genome is shown below.
GACGCCGGCGGCGCCAAGGCGCAGGGGGCGGTCTCATTACGCGACGGGGCGCCGGCGACGGCGGACCTCCAGGTCGCTGTGGGTCCAGGCGCGTTCCTGCCGCAGGGAACGGTCAAGGGATCGGCGCGCCTGGTCGACGCACCGGGGGCGGCGCGCCGAGCGCCACGCTGGATCTGATCGCCGAAGGCGTCGCCACCGGCTCATGGAAGGTGCGGTCCGCACGGATCAAGGCGGACGGGCCGCTCTCGCGCCTGCCGCTCTCGATCGACGCGCGCGGCGAGGCGCCCGGCGGGCTTTGGCGGCTCAGCGGCGCGGGTGACCTGGCGCAGACGGGAAAGATCTATGACCTGACGCTGAATGCGTCGGGACGCGTTGGTCGGACAGAGCTCAAGACGCGCGACGCCGCGCGGATCCGGTTTGGCGACGGGCCCACGCAAGCGCGCCTGCGATTGGCCGTCGACAAGGGGCGAGCCGACATTGACGCCGATCTGGGCGGCGCGACCGCGATGCTGAAGGCCGAGTTGGCCGGCGTGACCCTCACCGCCTTCGACCCTGACCTCGATGGGGACATCGACGGCGCCTTCAACCTGCAGGGCCAGGGCGATGTGCTCACGGGCGACTTCGCGATGCGGCTGTCCCATGCGCGCGAGCGCGGCGCCAAGATCGAGCAATCGCTGGACGCCAAGATCGAGGGCACGCTGAGCGATAGCCAACTGACGATCATCGCCGACGGCGACAACCGCCAGGGTCTGAAGGCCGAGGCCAATCTGGTGCTTCCGGTCGAGGCGTCAGCCATGCCGCTTCGTCTGGCGGTGAACAGGCGTCGCGGCGTCCAGGGACGCTTCTCCGCACAAGGCGAGATCAAGCCGCTGTGGGACTTGTTGCTGGGGCCCGAGCGCTCTCTGTCGGGACGCATCAACCTGCAGGCCAGCCTTGGTGGCACGCTGGCGGATCCGCGCCTGATCGGCCAAGCCACGCTTGACGGCGGCGGCTTCGACGATGGTCAGTCGGGCCTGAGATTGCGCAATGTGACGCTGCGGTCGGCGCTGGCCGACAACGCCATCGATGTCAGCCAGGCCATCGGTGAGGACGGGCAGGGCGGTTCGATCTCGGGCGCGGGGCGGATCAGCCTGTCGCGGGGCGGCGAGGGCAATTTCAAGCTCGACATGAAGAGCTTCCGGCTGATCGACAACGATCTGGCCTCGGCGGTGGCGACCGGTCAGGCCAGCGTCAATCGCTCGGCCGACGGCAAGATCAAGCTGACCGGCGCGGTGACCCTCGATCGCGCCGACGTTTCGGCGCAGACCAAGACGCCTGCCGGCGTGGTGGCGATGGATGTGGTCGAACGCAATCGTCCCGTCGATCTGGATCAGGGCCTGCAGCGGCGTCCGACAACGGGCGGCATGATCCTCGATCTCGACCTCAAGGCGCCGCGACGCATCTTCGTGCGGGGTCGGGGTCTGGACGTCGAGCTTTCGCTGGACGCTCACGTCGGGGGCACCTCGCTGGCTCCGCAACTGAGCGGCGTCGCGCGGATGGTGCGCGGCGAGTACGACTTCGCTGGCAAACGGTTCGAGTTCGACGACGACGGTGTGGTCTATCTCTCGACCCAGCTCGACCAGGTGCGGCTCGATCTATCGGCGACCCGTGAGGACACGGCGCTGACGGCGGTCGTTCGTATCCTGGGGACGGCGGCCAAGCCGGAGATCACCCTGACGTCCAAGCCGGAACTGCCCAGCGACGAAGTGCTCAGCCAGGTGCTGTTCGGCGCGTCGGCCGCACAGTTGTCGCCGATCGAGGCGGCGCAACTGGCCTCGGCGTTGGCGGCGCTGGCGGGCGGTGGCGGCTTTGACGTTATCGGCAACCTTCGCAGCTTCGCTCGCCTGGATCGTCTGGCCTTTGCTGAGGGCGCGACCGGCATGACGGTCGCCGGCGGCAAGTACGTCACCGACGATGTCTATGTTGAAATCATCGGCGGCGGCCGTGAAGGTCCTGCTGCGCAGGTCGAGTGGCGGATTCGTCGGACTCTGTCGCTGGTGTCCCGCATCGGCGGTCAGAACGACGCAAAGCTTTCCGTTCGCTGGCGAAAGGACTATTAAGCAAGCAAGGCTGTTGCGTGGGTCCCCGGTTACCTCGCTTGAGGTGAGCACGATTTGCCCGCGGCCCTTGGTTATCTTGACTGAGGGAGGAACGGCCTTTCATGCATCTCACGTCAGAAGATCGCGGCGTTCTGGATCGGATCGCGCAGGATGGTGGCCGGATCGTCGACCGGGCGGTCGATTGGTGCGCCATAAACTCGGGAAGTCGAAACCTTGAGGGGCTAGAGCGCCAGAGGCAGATTCTGCTGGACGCCGTCGCCAGCCTGCCGGCCGCGCCGCTCGAGATTCCGCTGACCCCATCGCGCGAGATCGACGCCAATGGCAGGGAGGTCGCGTTCCCGCATCCGCCGTCGGTCGCGGTGATTGTCCGGCCGGATGCGCCCGTTCAGGTGATCCTCACGGGTCACTACGACACCGTCTATCCCGAGAATAGCCCGTTCCAGGCCGTGCGCACTCGCTCGGATGGCGCGCTGCACGGTCCGGGCATCGCCGACATGAAGGGCGGCATCTCGGTGATGCTGGCGGCTCTGGCGGCGTTCGAGACGCATCCGCAGGCCGGCAATGTCGGCTACCGGGTCCTGCTGTCGCCGGACGAGGAGATCGGCTCAATCGCATCAGGTCCGATCCTGTCTGAGTTCGCGCGTCAGGGACATGTCGGTCTGACCTATGAACCCGCGCTGGCGGACGGCGCCCTGGCGGCCGCGCGCAAGGGGTCGGGCAATTTCCACATCGTCGTCCACGGGCGCGCGGCCCATGCCGGACGCGATTTCGCGGCGGGAAGAAACGCGATCGTCGGCGCGGCGCGTATCGCCGAGAAACTCCATGCTTTGAATGGTTTGCGCGACAGTCTTACGGTGAATGTCGCGCGGATCGATGGCGGCGCGCCGCTGAACATGGTTCCCGACGTCGCCGTCGTCCGTTTCAACGTTCGGTTTCCGGAGGCCTCTGCCGCCGCATGGTTCGAGGCCGAGGTCGCGCGGATTGTGAGCGAGGTCGACCCCGACCTCCACGCCCACCTGCACGGCCTGATCACGCGCGGCGCCAAGCCCTTCAACGCCGCGCAGCAGCAGCTGTTCGGCGCGGTGAAGGCTGTCGGAGCGCTGCTGGGCCAGGACATCACCTGGAAGCCGTCGGGGGGGGTCTGCGAAGGCAACAACCTGTTCGCCTCCGGGCTTCCCAATGTCGATACGCTGGGCGTGCGTGGCGGCGAGATCCATAGCGAGGCCGAGCATGCGTGGCCCGAAAGCTTCGTCGAGCGCGCTCAGCTCTCGGCAAGCATCCTGATGAAGCTGGCCAGCGGGGAGATCGACGCCAGAGCGATCCGCGCGGCCATGGAGAATGCGTGAATGCTAGTCGTCCGTCCCGCCGGTTCCGCCGATTTTGAGGCCCTGATGGAGCTGGCCGTTCTGTCCGGGCGCGGCTTCACCAGTCTTCCCGAAGACGAACCCACGCTGCGCTCGCGCCTCGCCCTGTCTGAAGCCAGCTTCCAGGCGGGCGTTGCGCCGCCCGAGGCCTGGTACACCCTGATGCTGGAGGATCTGGAAACCGGCACGGTCGAGGGCGTCGCGGGCGTCAAGGCGGGTGTGGGCCTCAAGCGCCCGTTCTTCTCCTTCCGGGTCGTGACCCTGGCTCAGTCATCGCCGACCCTGGAAATGCGCTTCGACCACAAGGCGCTGGTGCTGGTGAACGAGTGCGCGGGTTGGTCCGAAGTCGGCTCGCTGTTCCTGCGCCCCGAGAAGCGCAAGGGCGGAGCCGGGCGGCTGCTGGCGCAATCGCGCTACATGCTGATCGGTATCGAGCCGCAGCGCTTCGCCGAGATGGTGCTGGCCGAGCTGCGGGGCTGGTTCAACGAGGACGGTGGTTGCCCGTTCTGGGAGCACGTGGCCAGCAAGTTCTTCCGGCTGGAGTTCGACCAGGCCGACCTGATGAGCGCCTCGACCGATGGGCAGTTCATTCTCGACCTGGCGCCCCGTCACCCGATCTACACCGAGCTTCTGCCCGAAGAGGCCCGCGATGTGATCGGCCGTGTCCACCGCGACGGTGAGGCCGCGCGGGCGATGCTGGAGCGCGAGGGCTTCCGCTATCAGGGCCTTGTCGATCTGTTCGACGCCGGCCCGACCGTGGCCTGTCCGCGCGACGATATCCGCACGGTGCGCGATGCTCGTCGACTGCGGGTCAAGCCGGGCGAAGACGCCTACGGCGAAGAGGTTCTGATCTCCACAAGCGAAGTGGCGCGGTTCCGCGCGGTGCGGGCGCCGGTGTTGATCGATGGTGACGCGGCCATTCTCGGTCGGGATGCGATGGAGGCCTTGGGTGTCTGCGAAGGCGAAGTTGTGCGGGTGAAAGCATGAGCGGCGGACTGTTCATCGACGGCAAATGGCTTGCGGGCCATGGCGCGGGTCTGGTGTCTGTCGACCCGGCCACGGGCGAGGCGGTCTGGAGCGGGGCGACCGCCAGCGAGGCCGACGTCGCCGAAGCGGTCGCTGCAGCACGCAAGGCGTTTCCGGCCTGGGCCGACCGCCCGCGTGAGGAGCGGATCGCGATCCTGCGGCGCTACAAGGACATCCTGGTCGAGCGCGCTGCGCCCTACGCTGAGGCCCTGAGCCGCGAGACCGGTAAGGCCCTCTGGGAGACCAGGGCTGAGCTCGCCTCGATGGCGGGCAAGGTCGATCTGTCGATCCGGGCCTATGACGAGCGCACCGGTGTCACCGAGAACGCCATGCCGTTCGGACGCGCCGTCCTGCGCCATCGCGCGCATGGCGTCATGGCCGTGCTAGGACCGTTCAACTTCCCGGGACACCTGCCCAACGGCCACATCGTCCCGGCGCTGTTGGCCGGCGATACGGTGGTGTTCAAGCCGTCGGAAGAGACGCCGCTGGCGGGCCAGCTGATGGTCGAGGCCCTCGAGGCCGCCGGCGTGCCGGCCGGCGTGGTCAATCTCGTCCAGGGCGGGCGCGAGACCGGACAGGCGCTGATCGCCCAGGAGATCGACGGCCTGTTGTTCACGGGCTCGGCGGCGGCTGGGACCTATTTCCGTCGCTACTTCGCCGATCGCCCGGACGTGATCCTGGCCTTGGAACTGGGCGGCAACAACCCGCTGGTGGTCTGGAACGCCGACGATGCGCCAGAGGCTGTGGCGGCTCTGGTCGTGCAGTCGGCCTTCATCACCACCGGCCAGCGGTGCTCGTGCGCGCGTCGGCTGATCGTGCCGGATGACGCCTCGGGCAAGGCGGTGATTGAGGCGACGGCGGCTCTGGTCGAGCGCCTGACGATCGGCGCCTGGAACAGCCCCAGCGAGCCGTTCATGGGCCCGCTGATCTCGGCTCGCGCCGCCCGCGCCGCGCGGGATGTCGCCGCGGCGACAAGCGGCGATACGATCCTGCCCCTTGATGGCGTGGCGGGGCTGGGTGAGGCGTTCCTGAAACCGGGCATGATCGACGTGACGGGCGTTGAGACGCCCGACGAGGAGCTGTTCGCGCCACTGCTGCAAGTTCGCCGGGTCGCCAGTTTCGACGAGGCGATGACGGCCGCGAACGCCACGCGCTATGGCCTTTCGGCCGGGCTTATCTCCAATGATTCAATGCTCTGGGACAAGTTCCTCAATAAAATTCGCGCCGGCGTGGTCAACTGGAACCGGCCGACCACCGGGGCGGCCGGCTCGATGCCGTTCGGCGGTCTGGGCGCTTCGGGCAACCATCGGCCCAGCGCCTATTACGCGGCCGACTACTGCGCCTATCCTGTCGCTAGTTTCGAGGCTTCGGAAGTGGCCGACACCTTCAAGGATATCAAAGGCCTGAAGGCATGACCTTAGCCTTTGAAGCCAACTGTGACGGCCTTGTGGGGCCGACCCACTCGTATGTCGGTCTCTCGCCCGGCAACCTAGCCAGCACGCGCAGCGCCGGCGAGGTGTCCAATCCACGCGGCGCGGCGCTGGAAGGGCTCGCCAAGATGCGCCGGCTGGCCGATCTGGGGCTGCCCCAGTTCGTACTGCCGCCGCACGAGAGACCAGCCATAAGCCTCTTGAGGCAGCTGGGTTTTTCCGGCCCGGATGAGAACGTTCTGACGTCGGCTTGGCGCGATGCGCCGGCCTTGGCCGCCGCCGCCTGTTCAGCCTCACCGATGTGGGCCGCGAACGCCGCGACGGTCACGCCCAGCGCCGACGCCGCCGATGGTCGCGTACATTTCACGCCCGCCAACCTCGTGACCAACCTGCATCGCAGCCTGGAGGGCCGTCAGACGGCGCGGTCGCTTCGACGGCTGTTCGCCGACGAGACCCGGTTCGCCGTCCACGATCCCTTGCCCGCCCAGCCGCATTTCGCCGACGAGGGCGCGGCCAACCATGTGCGTCTCTGCGCCGAGCATGGCGCGCCGGGGGTGAACCTGTTCGTCTGGGGACGTGAGGCCTGGAGCCACTGGGACGGCCGGTTCCCCGCCCGCCAGACCAAGGAAGCGTTCGAGGCGATCCAACGTCGCCACGGTGCGGCGCGCGCGGTGTTTCCGCAGCAGGGCAAGACGGCGATCGAGGGCGGGGCCTTCCACAATGACGTCGTCTGCGTTGGGACGCGTGAGTGTCTGTTCTTCCACGAACGAGCCTTCGAGGACCGCGCCACGATGGAGCGCGAGGTCCGGGCGGCGGCGAGCGGCCTGTTCGAGCCGGCCTTCGTCGGAGTGACGGAGGCTGACCTGCCGATGGCTGATCTGGTGGCCAGCTATCTGTTCAATTCGCAGCTGCTGGTCGTGCCCGGCGAGGACCGGCTGGTGTTGCTGGCGCCCGTCGAGACGCGGGACAACCCGCGCGCCTACGCCGTGGCCGAGAGCCTCGCGACCTCGAACGGCCCCATCGGCCGGGTCGAGTACGTCGACGTCCGCCAGAGCATGCGCAATGGCGGCGGGCCCGCCTGCCTGCGCCTTCGCGTCGTGCTGACGCAGGCTGAGCTGGCGACGACAAACCCAGCCCAACGGTTCACAGCCGACCTTCAGGAGACCCTGGCCGACTGGATCACTCGTCGGTATCGCGACCGCCTGTCGCCGGCGGATCTGGCCGATCCGAGGCTCTTGACCGAGAGCCGCGAGGCGCTTGACGAGCTGACCCGGATTCTGGGATTGGGCGATGACTTCTACCCCTTCCAGAGAACGGCATGAGCATCACGGTTCGTCGCGCCAGAGTCGCCGATCGCGACGCGATCGTTGCTGTGCATCGCTCCGCAGCTGTGACGCCCGGCGCCTTGGCCCGCACGCCTGAGGAGGTGACGACGGCCTTTGCCGAGGCCGCGATCGCCGCTGACATCTGTCTTGTCGCGGTCGACGCGGACGGAACCGTCTGCGGCGAGATCCATGCCAAGCGCGAGACGATTGCGTTGTTCGCCCATGTGCTCGGCGGTCTCACCGTGGCGGTCCATCCTGACCATCAGGGACGCGGCGTCGGCTCGAAGCTGTTCGAGGCGCTGATCAACTGGGCGCGGTCGGCGGAGCCGGAGATCGTGCGGATCGAGCTGGCGGCCGGCGCGGGCAATCCCGGCGCGGTTCGCCTCTACGAGCGGCTGGGCTTTCGCCATGAGGGGCGCCAGGTCGCGCGCGGTCGGTTGCCCGATGGCCGCTTCGAGGACGACATCCTGATGGGCCTATTGCTTCGTCCGGTCGGTTAGGCGGGATCGCGCAGCGCCGCCAAGGCCTCGGGGAAGCGCCGCGACAAGGGCGCTTCCAGTGCGCCGAGCTCGATCGTGTAGTCGCCCGAGCCTTCGGGCCTCAGCCCTGTGACCAACGCTCTGTTCACGAGCCAGGACCTGTGCGTGCGGACAAAGCCCTGGGGCGCGAGCGCGTCCTGCATCGCCGTCAACGAAGATCGCATCAACGGGCGTCGCTCGTCGGCGAGGATGAACTCGACGTAGTTGCCCGCCGAGCGGACGGCGATGATCTTGTCCACCGCAACGCGGGTCAGCCGCGCGCCGTCCTGAATGTCGAAGGTCGCAGGGCGCGCTGGTCCCATAGCGTCGGGCGCCTGGCCGCCGCGTTGCAGCGCCAGCCAGAAAATTCCCGAGGCGATCAGATAGGCCAGGAAATCCTTGCGGAACTCATAGGGAAACTCGGTCGAAAGCGGACCGTAGTTGTAGGCCTCGTTCAGAAAGGCGGCGTGCGCCCATTCGCGAAGGACCAGGAACCCCGCGACGTGGAGCGCTGAGTAGGCGACAAGCGCTGCGAGGTGCGCGGGCGCGGCGATCCACCAACGGGGGCGCGAGCGGCTGGTCCAGAACGCCATCGCCGCCGGTATGGTGAAGATCACCGTGGTGATCAGCGCGCTGCTGACTTCCCAGATGATGGGGCGGATAGGACCAAGGTCCGGCGAGTCATGGTGGATCGTCAGGATGTTGACGATGCAGATGCAGCCGATCAGGCACACGCCCAGGAGCCAGGCGCGCAGCAACCACTGACGCTCCTCGCCGGTGATCCCGAAGAAGGCGCCGTTGGTCCCCATACCCATGCCGGACGTCCCGGCCACTATCCGCTGATCCCCTTGGGCTTGGCCTGAAGCGGGGACGCGCGGCAGGTCCTTGGCATCGCTTCTCAAGTCGGACGCCCCCATGACCAGTGTGACAAGCCTCGACCGGCGCCATGACCTCGATTGGATTCGGGTCGGCGCGTTCTTCCTGCTGATCCTCTACCACACCGGAATGTTCTATGTGCCGTGGGACTGGCACGTGAAGACGCCGCATCCGGTCGAGGCCCTCGAGCCGCTCATGCAACTGACCAACCCTTGGCGCCTCACCCTGCTGTTCCTGGTCTCGGGCGCGGCGACACGCTTCATGGCTGACAGGAGCACAGTCGGGCGGCTGACGACGTCGCGGATCGCACGGCTGCTTCCGCCGCTGCTGTTCGCGATGTTCGTGATCGTGCCGCCGCAAAGCTACTACGAGATCGTCGAGCACGTCGCCGCTAACCCCGGCGGGCCGGTCGCGGTCGACAGCTATGGCGTGTTCTGGCGGAAATACGCGACCGCATCAGGCAACTGGTGCGATCAGGGAGAGTGCCTGATCACCCCGACCTGGAACCACATGTGGTTCGTCGCCTACCTGCTGGTCTATTCTCTAGTCTTGGCCCTGATGCTGCTGGTCCTGCCCAAGCTGGGCGACCGGCTGCAGGGCGGCCTGGAGCGCATGCTCAAGGGCGCGGGACTGCTGATTTGGCCCGTCGTCTTCCTGGCTGTGACGCGGATCTTCCTTCTGCCGCGCTTCGAGATCACGCACGACCTGATCGAGGACTGGTACAATCACGCCGTCTCCTTCGCAGCGTTCCTGCTCGGCTTTGGGCTGGCCAAGTCCGAGGTGCTGAAGGCGAGGCTGATTAAGGTTCGGTGGACCGCGCTGGCGCTCGCCTTCGTCTGTTGGGCCGGCTGGGCGAGCTACGCCTGGATCTACCGCGCCGATGACGCCAATCCGCCGGAGGCGCTGCGGA
Proteins encoded:
- a CDS encoding acyltransferase family protein, producing MTSVTSLDRRHDLDWIRVGAFFLLILYHTGMFYVPWDWHVKTPHPVEALEPLMQLTNPWRLTLLFLVSGAATRFMADRSTVGRLTTSRIARLLPPLLFAMFVIVPPQSYYEIVEHVAANPGGPVAVDSYGVFWRKYATASGNWCDQGECLITPTWNHMWFVAYLLVYSLVLALMLLVLPKLGDRLQGGLERMLKGAGLLIWPVVFLAVTRIFLLPRFEITHDLIEDWYNHAVSFAAFLLGFGLAKSEVLKARLIKVRWTALALAFVCWAGWASYAWIYRADDANPPEALRIVMRCVYSTDQWCAIVAILGFGAKHLSDKGGPVLRYLTLGVFPFYIVHQTLIVVMAHNLAKLGLPQALEGAILVAATFAGCFATYEIVRRIPGVRALFGLKGQPAAAPANRPPAVA
- the astB gene encoding N-succinylarginine dihydrolase — its product is MTLAFEANCDGLVGPTHSYVGLSPGNLASTRSAGEVSNPRGAALEGLAKMRRLADLGLPQFVLPPHERPAISLLRQLGFSGPDENVLTSAWRDAPALAAAACSASPMWAANAATVTPSADAADGRVHFTPANLVTNLHRSLEGRQTARSLRRLFADETRFAVHDPLPAQPHFADEGAANHVRLCAEHGAPGVNLFVWGREAWSHWDGRFPARQTKEAFEAIQRRHGAARAVFPQQGKTAIEGGAFHNDVVCVGTRECLFFHERAFEDRATMEREVRAAASGLFEPAFVGVTEADLPMADLVASYLFNSQLLVVPGEDRLVLLAPVETRDNPRAYAVAESLATSNGPIGRVEYVDVRQSMRNGGGPACLRLRVVLTQAELATTNPAQRFTADLQETLADWITRRYRDRLSPADLADPRLLTESREALDELTRILGLGDDFYPFQRTA
- a CDS encoding arginine N-succinyltransferase codes for the protein MLVVRPAGSADFEALMELAVLSGRGFTSLPEDEPTLRSRLALSEASFQAGVAPPEAWYTLMLEDLETGTVEGVAGVKAGVGLKRPFFSFRVVTLAQSSPTLEMRFDHKALVLVNECAGWSEVGSLFLRPEKRKGGAGRLLAQSRYMLIGIEPQRFAEMVLAELRGWFNEDGGCPFWEHVASKFFRLEFDQADLMSASTDGQFILDLAPRHPIYTELLPEEARDVIGRVHRDGEAARAMLEREGFRYQGLVDLFDAGPTVACPRDDIRTVRDARRLRVKPGEDAYGEEVLISTSEVARFRAVRAPVLIDGDAAILGRDAMEALGVCEGEVVRVKA
- a CDS encoding hydrolase — encoded protein: MHLTSEDRGVLDRIAQDGGRIVDRAVDWCAINSGSRNLEGLERQRQILLDAVASLPAAPLEIPLTPSREIDANGREVAFPHPPSVAVIVRPDAPVQVILTGHYDTVYPENSPFQAVRTRSDGALHGPGIADMKGGISVMLAALAAFETHPQAGNVGYRVLLSPDEEIGSIASGPILSEFARQGHVGLTYEPALADGALAAARKGSGNFHIVVHGRAAHAGRDFAAGRNAIVGAARIAEKLHALNGLRDSLTVNVARIDGGAPLNMVPDVAVVRFNVRFPEASAAAWFEAEVARIVSEVDPDLHAHLHGLITRGAKPFNAAQQQLFGAVKAVGALLGQDITWKPSGGVCEGNNLFASGLPNVDTLGVRGGEIHSEAEHAWPESFVERAQLSASILMKLASGEIDARAIRAAMENA
- the astD gene encoding succinylglutamate-semialdehyde dehydrogenase, encoding MSGGLFIDGKWLAGHGAGLVSVDPATGEAVWSGATASEADVAEAVAAARKAFPAWADRPREERIAILRRYKDILVERAAPYAEALSRETGKALWETRAELASMAGKVDLSIRAYDERTGVTENAMPFGRAVLRHRAHGVMAVLGPFNFPGHLPNGHIVPALLAGDTVVFKPSEETPLAGQLMVEALEAAGVPAGVVNLVQGGRETGQALIAQEIDGLLFTGSAAAGTYFRRYFADRPDVILALELGGNNPLVVWNADDAPEAVAALVVQSAFITTGQRCSCARRLIVPDDASGKAVIEATAALVERLTIGAWNSPSEPFMGPLISARAARAARDVAAATSGDTILPLDGVAGLGEAFLKPGMIDVTGVETPDEELFAPLLQVRRVASFDEAMTAANATRYGLSAGLISNDSMLWDKFLNKIRAGVVNWNRPTTGAAGSMPFGGLGASGNHRPSAYYAADYCAYPVASFEASEVADTFKDIKGLKA
- a CDS encoding GNAT family N-acetyltransferase; this encodes MSITVRRARVADRDAIVAVHRSAAVTPGALARTPEEVTTAFAEAAIAADICLVAVDADGTVCGEIHAKRETIALFAHVLGGLTVAVHPDHQGRGVGSKLFEALINWARSAEPEIVRIELAAGAGNPGAVRLYERLGFRHEGRQVARGRLPDGRFEDDILMGLLLRPVG
- a CDS encoding LytTR family DNA-binding domain-containing protein, whose protein sequence is MGASDLRSDAKDLPRVPASGQAQGDQRIVAGTSGMGMGTNGAFFGITGEERQWLLRAWLLGVCLIGCICIVNILTIHHDSPDLGPIRPIIWEVSSALITTVIFTIPAAMAFWTSRSRPRWWIAAPAHLAALVAYSALHVAGFLVLREWAHAAFLNEAYNYGPLSTEFPYEFRKDFLAYLIASGIFWLALQRGGQAPDAMGPARPATFDIQDGARLTRVAVDKIIAVRSAGNYVEFILADERRPLMRSSLTAMQDALAPQGFVRTHRSWLVNRALVTGLRPEGSGDYTIELGALEAPLSRRFPEALAALRDPA